Within the Verrucomicrobiota bacterium genome, the region GCGGTTTATATCCCCGGAGACCGCCGGGACCATTACACCCCCGAGACAGAGCTCAAAAAGCTAGTATCCGGATTCCTCAAGGAACAGCTCCAACCCCATGTGGAAGGGGCCGAATCAAAACTGGCCCGCCTGGATCAACTGGTCAAAGAAGCCCCCGCGCAGGAAAGAAAATTCTACCAACACAAAATCGAGAGGCTTCGTGGCTGGCACAGCAGGGCAGGCAAACTCATGCCCTGGGTTTTAAAATTTCTCAAGGTCTAAACCATGGTCGCCTTTAATTTTACAAACGATTTGCCTTGGTTCTGCCTGAGAACGCAGAATAAACATGAGCATATTGCCGCGGGATTCCTCAAAACCATTTCCGGGGTGGAGGTGTTTGCCCCGCGCATTCAATACCGCAAAGCCACGAGCCGGGGCGCACGGGTTTTTGTCGAGGCTCTTTTCCCGGGTTATATCTTTGCCCAGTTTGATCCGGCCCCGCTACTGACGATGATCCGAAGCGGCCACGGGGTGTCTGGTATCGTCCATTTCGGAGGGAAATACGCGACAGTCTCCCCGATGATTATCGAGGAGCTGCGGCTCCATATCGGCACCACCGAAATCAAGCAAGTGGAGTCATCCTTTCAGA harbors:
- a CDS encoding transcription termination/antitermination NusG family protein, encoding MVAFNFTNDLPWFCLRTQNKHEHIAAGFLKTISGVEVFAPRIQYRKATSRGARVFVEALFPGYIFAQFDPAPLLTMIRSGHGVSGIVHFGGKYATVSPMIIEELRLHIGTTEIKQVESSFQIGDEVTINEGAFKSCRALVSSLIPAKDRIRILFEFLGRPMEVEVPTREVTARFIHPLSEEGDSSRIEGLTIHSE